From a region of the Zingiber officinale cultivar Zhangliang chromosome 4B, Zo_v1.1, whole genome shotgun sequence genome:
- the LOC121976599 gene encoding dof zinc finger protein DOF5.8-like, translating to MEESLEESNVGCGGSAKAERKKQSVRTAAAAPLSCPRCESTNTKFCYYNNYSKLQPRHYCRACRRHWTDGGTLRDVPVGGSQKGKRGSRGDKHADVVAGGAESPLTPPEAREDNYSRSGGTSTAGGGSFSSLVYDQAGQHDGFPGDDDDGLFATARGTRHPSPASDLSHWDDIIDLVTLELKPPPPPPTSERVDHTLTY from the exons ATGGAAGAGAGTTTGGAG GAATCGAATGTAGGGTGTGGAGGAAGCGCGAAGGCGGAAAGGAAGAAGCAGAGTGTGAGGACGGCTGCGGCGGCGCCGCTGAGTTGCCCGCGGTGCGAGTCCACCAACACCAAGTTCTGCTACTATAACAACTACAGCAAGCTGCAGCCGCGGCACTACTGCCGGGCCTGCCGCCGGCACTGGACCGACGGCGGCACGCTCCGGGACGTGCCCGTCGGCGGCAGCCAGAAGGGCAAGCGCGGAAGCCGAGGGGACAAGCACGCCGACGTCGTCGCGGGCGGCGCTGAGTCGCCCTTGACGCCGCCCGAGGCGCGGGAGGACAACTACAGTAGGAGCGGCGGCACTAGCACGGCGGGCGGCGGTTCCTTCTCGTCCTTGGTCTACGATCAAGCAGGGCAACACGACGGCTTCCCCGGCGACGACGACGACGGCCTCTTCGCGACGGCGAGAGGGACGAGACATCCGTCCCCGGCGAGCGACTTGAGCCACTGGGACGATATCATCGACCTCGTCACCCTGGAACTtaagccgccgccgccgccgccgacctCCGAACGAGTCGATCACACTTTGACTTACTGA